The DNA window CTGCAGGCGGAAATTCAAAAGTACACCTCGCGACGTATTCGACAGACTCCTCTGTATTCGGCACAAACACCTTTCAAAGGTGATTTCCATCGTTTAGCCCGGCGCCTTTGCGGTAAATCTGTCGGTCTGGTACtaggtggtggaggtgccCGAGGCATTTCTCAAGTTGGCGTGATCAAAGCCCTGGAGGAGGCCGGGATTCCCATTGATATCATCGGTGGCACGTCGATTGGGTCTTTCATCGGTGCTCTCTATGCGCGCGACGCAGATGTTGTCCCCATGTACGGCAGAGCAAAGAAGTTCTCCGGCCGCATGGGAAGTATGTGGAGGTTTGCGCTGGACTTGACCTACCCCACAGTTTCGTACACGACGGGCCACGAGTTCAACCGCGGAATCTTCAAGACATTCGGGGACAGCCAGATCGAAGACTTTTGGCTTGAGTTCTACTGCAACACGACGAACATCAGCCGATCCCGCGCGGAGTATCACTCGTCAGGATACGTCTGGCGCTATGTTCGGGCGTCCATGTCTCTTGCGGGCCTGATCCCACCAATCTGCGATGAAGGAAGTATGCTCCTGGACGGTGGCTATATCGACAACCTTACCGTGGCACACATGAAGGCTCTTGGAGCAGATGTAATCTTCGCTGTTGATGTTGGTTCTATTGACGATACCACGCCGCAAGGATATGGAGACTCGCTATCTGGGTTCTGGTCGATGATCAACCGGTGGAACCCGTTCTCCTCATGTCCGAATCCGCCGACACTGTCTGAAATCCAAGCCCGACTAGCATATGTCTCGTCAATTGACAATCTCGAGCGGGCCAAGAACACTACGGGATGTCTGTACATGCGTCCTCCAATCGACCCGTACGGAACCCTGGACTTCGGCAAGTTCGACGAGATCTACCAGGTGGGCTATGCCTATGGCAAAGAGTTCTTGGACCGGCTGAAAAGCGAAGGTTCTCTTCCCATTCCCGAAGAGACGGAGGAAAAGCGCAAGCTACAACGGACTATGGCCCCTCGACGAGCCAGTATCTAAGGGCAGTTCATCTTTCAGCCATGGCTCAGCCCAACTGGATCGTGTGGACGAAGGTACGATGACTGGGGTGTGCAGCATTCAACATTGCAGaaatctttcttttttctttctattctaCTCTGGTGTTGGCGCTAAGCGTGAGACTTGATTGCATGAGATACACCGATTCGCGATCTGACTTCCTGTGCGAACGTTGCTCGTACCTCATGGTAGCTTCATTGTACATAGCTATAGAGCAATTAATAGACGATGTTCATTAGGTCATCATCAAATGAGAGGCAATTGAGATTAAAAGTAGATGGACGCGCATCGAAAAGTCTTCTCCCTAGCTACTATGTTATTTCAGCCTCCCATGTGCAATCCCTGTTCATGTTTACATTCTCATCTCATCACAAATAGCACTCAGCGCATGAGCTTACCCCAAACTCACTTCCCAAGTCATCGACAACCATGATAGACACGCCACCCACAGGCATCCACTCTATACAGAGAGAATATTTTAGACGGTGCCCGCAGGTGCCGGGTTAGAAACACGCGCATCCATAGGCGGACGAGCAGGACCGCCGTTCTTCTCGTGGGGCGGCTGCTGCAAGTTCTCCTTCTTGTAAGCCCAGAGCGCGGCAACCTCAAGGATCGCGCCGATGAATGTAAAGATGCTGGATGGCGGTCAGTCTTGTCTGTCTTGTGAAAGGCAGAGGGGTGCATACAAAGCAAGGAATATAAAGGCCTCGTTTGCCTTCTTGCGCGAACAACCTAGTCCGGGCGGGGCGCGGAAGTAGCACGCCTGCGTGCTATAGTCTTGAGCGGCAAAGATGAAGGCAGTCAACCACCTATGAGAGTTAGTCAGTCTGCACAAAGAGCAGCGAGGGTGGGACATACAGATATGAGAAGATTATATCGATGGCCAGCACAAACATGCCCAGCGTAGTGGGCAAGAAAGGCGAGACCAAAGCcggcaggaagaagacgacggaTAGCACAGCCTAGAGTCGTCAGTATGTGATGATCTAAGGGCGGAATGGCAACCTACAAtgactacctggtagatCAGATGCTGGCCCTTGGGACCACGATGGAGGAGAAACGCCGTCAGACTCATGGCGATAACAGAACTGGTCCACTGCATCATGCGAGTGAGCAGCTGCAGGGGCCGCGCGATAGCAGTTGAGAAGAGCATAGTGACAGGTGATGTGGGGTGAGATATATGTAGTACAGTGTACAATTATAGTAGTGGGATGGTTGTATACAACTAGAGCTCTCACCACCAAGAGGTAAGGAGAGGTCACGTCAGAGGCGAATTTATATATCAGCGcagaaacaaaaggaaagaaaaaaagagattAAAGCTtgccagccagccagcacgACTAGCTAGGCCTTTATATGGACAACGTGGCAATAAAGTCACCACCACATCACTTGCACATTCGAAGTGTCTGGACCGGAATCACTAAAGTCAAACCCTGGTCAGGACCAAGGCGATAAGCGGCAAGGACAGCAGAATTCAAGATCCCCAGATGCGTCATGATAGCCTCTGCATGAAATCAGCGCGCCAAAATTGGGCCGGTCGGGATTCCAATTGTCGGGCGGTGAGCGAGAAATACATTTCTACAGAGCAAAGTGTTTTGATAATGTTAttg is part of the Penicillium psychrofluorescens genome assembly, chromosome: 4 genome and encodes:
- a CDS encoding uncharacterized protein (ID:PFLUO_005843-T1.cds;~source:funannotate), which translates into the protein MLFSTAIARPLQLLTRMMQWTSSVIAMSLTAFLLHRGPKGQHLIYQVVIAVLSVVFFLPALVSPFLPTTLGMFVLAIDIIFSYLWLTAFIFAAQDYSTQACYFRAPPGLGCSRKKANEAFIFLAFIFTFIGAILEVAALWAYKKENLQQPPHEKNGGPARPPMDARVSNPAPAGTV